The following proteins are co-located in the Amphiprion ocellaris isolate individual 3 ecotype Okinawa chromosome 7, ASM2253959v1, whole genome shotgun sequence genome:
- the LOC111584137 gene encoding olfactory receptor 6N1-like, translated as MVNQVNQVNMVNQVNQVNMVNQVNQVNMVNQVNQVNQSQVLLLTGFRELGRFRYVFFSLTCAGYLLIVVLNVSVLVLICAKPRLHQPMYILLANLLLNTLIGCAAFYPKLLLDLLSSQQQVSRCGCLLQAFWVHLYVSVECNILTVMALDRYAAVSRPLTYHSLLRPSTVLRLLLGAWLLPAAASTCLIGLSSRLPLCGFRVSRTFCDNRSITHLSCVDVSLIGGVELLLAAAVIFLPLLLIFGCYVQVLAVSFRLSSSGRPNKALATCVPHLVTYVSLVCSIVFEVVQPALANKNLPHALRVVMSMEGFLLPPLLNPLIYGVNLPEIRHGFTHLFTRMFTTTRTK; from the coding sequence ATGGTGAACCAGGTAAACCAGGTAAACATGGTGAACCAGGTGAACCAGGTAAACATGGTGAACCAGGTGAACCAGGTGAACATGGTGAACCAGGTGAACCAGGTGAACCAGTCTCAGGTGTTGCTGCTGACAGGGTTCAGGGAGCTGGGCCGGTTCAGGTACGTGTTCTTCAGCCTCACCTGTGCAGGTTACCTGTTGATCGTGGTTCTGAACGTGTCGGTGCTGGTTCTGATCTGCGCTAAGCCCCGCCTCCACCAGCCCATGTACATCCTATTGGCCAACCTGCTGCTCAACACTCTGATTGGCTGCGCTGCGTTTTACCCCAAGCTGCTGCTGGACCTGCTGAGCAGCCAGCAGCAGGTGTCCAGGTGTGGCTGCCTGCTGCAGGCCTTCTGGGTCCACCTGTATGTGTCGGTGGAGTGTAACATCCTGACGGTGATGGCGTTGGACCGCTACGCCGCCGTGTCGCGGCCTCTGACCTATCACAGCCTGCTGAGGCCCTCCACAGTGCTGCGGCTGCTGCTGGGGGCGTGGCTTCTACCTGCCGCCGCCTCCACCTGTCTGATCGGTCTGAGCAGCCGGCTGCCGCTGTGTGGCTTTCGGGTGAGTCGGACGTTCTGCGACAACAGGTCCATCACTCACCTGTCCTGCGTGGACGTGTCCCTCATTGGAGgcgtggagctgctgctggccgcCGCCGTCATCTtcctgccgctgctgctgatcTTCGGCTGCTACGTCCAGGTCCTGGCCGTCAGCTTCCGGCTGTCCAGCAGCGGTCGTCCCAACAAGGCGCTGGCCACCTGCGTGCCTCACCTGGTCACCTACGTCAGCCTGGTCTGCAGCATCGTATTCGAGGTGGTGCAGCCGGCGCTGGCCAACAAGAACCTGCCGCACGCCCTCCGGGTCGTCATGTCCATGGAGGGCTTCCTGCTGCCGCCGCTGCTCAACCCGCTGATCTACGGAGTCAACCTGCCCGAGATCAGACATGGATTCACACACCTGTTCACACGCATGTTCACCACCACACGCACGAAGTGA